The Terriglobales bacterium genomic interval CGGCGGGAATCCCTGTCAAGTGAGTTTCCGCTGACCTCGGTAATCCCGCATGAGCGTAGCTTGTTCGAGCACCGTACCCGGGTTCGCACCCTGAGCCCGAAGGCTCTGCGCGTGCCGTTTCCTCGAATGAAAACACCACGCGTCGGTAGATAACAGCGGCGACAAAAACCGCCTGAGGGAAGGTGTTTCACGTGCTCGGAAGCGCCTGTGCCCAGGCAGGTTCGCTGGGGTTTTGGCAGCAAATGCGACCATAATGGCACTGGTTTCTAACCCGTTTGATGTCATGTGATTACATTCAAACCCCGGATTGTTGCCATTGGCTGCGGAGGCTTGCGGCCGGGCATGCCAGAGCGTTAGAATGAAATACGACCGATTTAGTCGGATTTGAACCCGGCGCGAGTCCTTGCATGCTGAAGCTGACCAAGAAAGCGGATTACGGGTTGATGGCGGTGAAACACCTGGCGGAGTTCCACGGCGAGGGTTCGTGCCGCGCCAAGGACATCGCCGAGGCCTACAACATTCCTCTGGAAGCGCTGGCGAAGATCCTGCAGCGTCTGGTGAAGGCCGGGCTACTGCATTCGCACCAGGGGATGAACGGTGGCTACGCGCTAGCGCGCGAGCCGCAGCGCATCACGGCGCTGGAAGTGATCCGGGCCATCGACGGGCCGTTGTTCATCACTTCCTGTCTGAACCATGAGATCGAGTGTTACCAGAGTCTGAAGTGCACGGTGCGCGAACCACTGCGCAAGGTGAACGAGAGCATCGAGCAGGTGCTGGGACGGATCACCATGTCCGACCTGGCGGAGAACGGTGCTGCCCGAACGGAGAAGGAGAAGCCGGCCCACGAGCTGGTCGGCATCGTGAGCGCCAGGCCGTGAGGGCGGCCGCAACGCAGAGTTCGGCGACGTCATCGAATCTTTAAAGAGAGCTTTTGAGGAGAACACGAGTATGAGCGCCACCAGCGGAAACGGGCAGAATGTGAAGCTACCCATCTACATGGACTACCACGCCACCACGCCCATGGACCCGCGCGTGCTCGAGGCCATGGTGCCCTACTTCACGGAGAAGTTCGGTAACGCCGCCAGCCGCAACCATCCGTTCGGCTGGGCCGCCGAAGAAGCGGTGGAGACCGCGCGCGAACAGATCGCAAAGCTCATCGGCGCGACCGCCAAGGAGATCATTTTCACGTCCGGCGCCACCGAGAGCGACAACCTCGCCATCAAGGGCGTGGCGCACATGTACCGCGAGAAAGGCAACCACATCATCACCTGCGTCACCGAGCACAAGGCGGTACTGGACACCTGCAAGCACCTGGAGAAGGAAGGCTTCCGCGTCACCTACCTGCCGGTACAGGCGGACGGACGCATCGACCTGGACGACCTTAAGCGCGCCATCGACGACAAGACGATCCTGGTCTCCATCATGGCAGCCAATAACGAGATCGGCGTGCTGCAGCCCATCGAAGAGATCGGACGAATCTGTAAGGAGCGCGGCGTACTGTTCCACACCGACGCGGTGCAGGCTCTGGGTAAGGTTCCGTTCGATGTGAACAAGGCCAACATCAGCCTGGCTTCGCTGACGGCGCACAAGCTGTATGGACCCAAGGGCGTGGGCGCGTTGTACGTGCGACGCAAGAATCCACGCGTGCAGTTGGCGCCCATCATCGACGGCGGCGGCCACGAGCGCGGCATGCGCTCCGGCACGCTCAACGTCCCCGGCATCGTGGGCTTCGGCAAGGCCTGCGAACTGGCCATGCAGGAAATGCCGGAAGAGTCCAAGCGCCTGGGGGCGCTGCGCGACCGCCTGAAAGCAAAGCTGATGGAGGGGCTCGACGAGGTGTTCGTCAACGGCTCACTCGAGCACCGGCTGCCCGGCAACCTGAACATGAGCTTCGCCTACGTGGAAGGCGAATCGCTGCTCATGGGCATCAACGACGTGGCGGTGTCGAGCGGTTCGGCCTGCACATCGGCGACGCTGGAGCCCTCGTACGTGCTCAAGGCGTTGGGCACGGGCGACGACCTGGCGCACAGCTCGATCCGCTTCGGCCTGGGCCGCTTCACCACGGATGCCGAGGTGGACTACGTGGCGGCCAGGCTGACGGAAGTGGTCCGCCGGCTGCGCGAACTTTCGCCACTCTACGAGATGGCCAAGGAAGGCATCGACCTCAAGAAGGTGAGTTGGGCTGCTCCAGCGGAGAGCCACTAACAAGTTCGGGAGGAGAACAGGCAACATGGCATACAGCGACAAGGTTCTGGATCACTACACCAACCCGCGGAACGTCGGATCGCTCGACAAGGCGAGCCCCGATGTGGGCACCGGCCTGGTGGGCGCGCCCGAGTGCGGCGACGTGATGAAGCTGCAGATCAAGGTCAACGCCGAGACGCAGCGCATCGAAGACGCCAAGTTCAAGACCTTCGGGTGTGGCTCCGCCATCGCTTCCTCTTCGCTGGCCACCGAGTGGGTGAAGGGCAAGACGGTGGATGAGGCGCTGGGCATCAAGAACACCGACATCGTGCGGGAGCTGGCACTGCCGCCGGTGAAGATCCACTGCTCGGTGCTGGCGGAGGACGCCATCCGCGCCGCGATCGGCGACTGGAAGAAGAAGCAGGGCGCCGCCGAGGGTAAGCCGGTCGAGGCCAAGGCCGGCGATTAAGCGAAGGCACGGAGATGTCTGCGACCACGGAAAAAACGGAGGCCACGTTCCCGCAGGCCGGTCCTGCGGCCGCGCCCTCGGCGCCGGCGCGCAGCATCCAGGTGACCGATCGCGCGCTGGCGAAGATCCGCTCGGCCATGGAGAAAGAGAACGTCTCGCCGTCGGAGGGCGGGCTGCGGTTGGGCGTGCAGGGCGGCGGATGCTCGGGTCTGACCTACAACATCCGTTTCGACTCCAAAGCGCGCGAGCGCGACCGCGTCTTCGAATTCGGCGGCGTGAGGCTTTTCGTGGATCCGAAATCGTTCATCTACCTGCACGGCATGACGCTGGACTACCAGGAGTCGCTGATGCAGCAGGGCTTTGTCTTCGTCAACCCGAACGCCTCGAAGTCGTGCGGCTGCGGGACGTCGTTCTCGGGCTGACCGGGCCTGTTCTCTCCACCGCGGGCGTTTTTCCTGCCCGGATCGCAGAGCAAACGGCCGTGATGAAACTGTCTATGCCGACGGAAGCCACAAC includes:
- a CDS encoding Rrf2 family transcriptional regulator, with translation MLKLTKKADYGLMAVKHLAEFHGEGSCRAKDIAEAYNIPLEALAKILQRLVKAGLLHSHQGMNGGYALAREPQRITALEVIRAIDGPLFITSCLNHEIECYQSLKCTVREPLRKVNESIEQVLGRITMSDLAENGAARTEKEKPAHELVGIVSARP
- a CDS encoding iron-sulfur cluster assembly accessory protein; amino-acid sequence: MSATTEKTEATFPQAGPAAAPSAPARSIQVTDRALAKIRSAMEKENVSPSEGGLRLGVQGGGCSGLTYNIRFDSKARERDRVFEFGGVRLFVDPKSFIYLHGMTLDYQESLMQQGFVFVNPNASKSCGCGTSFSG
- the iscU gene encoding Fe-S cluster assembly scaffold IscU, with the translated sequence MAYSDKVLDHYTNPRNVGSLDKASPDVGTGLVGAPECGDVMKLQIKVNAETQRIEDAKFKTFGCGSAIASSSLATEWVKGKTVDEALGIKNTDIVRELALPPVKIHCSVLAEDAIRAAIGDWKKKQGAAEGKPVEAKAGD
- a CDS encoding IscS subfamily cysteine desulfurase; amino-acid sequence: MSATSGNGQNVKLPIYMDYHATTPMDPRVLEAMVPYFTEKFGNAASRNHPFGWAAEEAVETAREQIAKLIGATAKEIIFTSGATESDNLAIKGVAHMYREKGNHIITCVTEHKAVLDTCKHLEKEGFRVTYLPVQADGRIDLDDLKRAIDDKTILVSIMAANNEIGVLQPIEEIGRICKERGVLFHTDAVQALGKVPFDVNKANISLASLTAHKLYGPKGVGALYVRRKNPRVQLAPIIDGGGHERGMRSGTLNVPGIVGFGKACELAMQEMPEESKRLGALRDRLKAKLMEGLDEVFVNGSLEHRLPGNLNMSFAYVEGESLLMGINDVAVSSGSACTSATLEPSYVLKALGTGDDLAHSSIRFGLGRFTTDAEVDYVAARLTEVVRRLRELSPLYEMAKEGIDLKKVSWAAPAESH